The Enterobacter asburiae genomic sequence GCGGCTGGGTCTCGCAGGCAATCGCCAGCATCTCTTCGGTGACCGCCATCTCCAGATTCATTCGGGTGTCCAGCGTCTGACGCAGAATGCGCACGTCGCGATCGGTGATATGGCGACGGTCTTCACGCAGGTGAACGGTAATGCCGTCGGCGCCAGCCTGTTCAGCGATAAACGCCGCCTGAACCGGATCGGGATACGCCGTGCCGCGCGCATTACGCAGCGTGGCGATGTGGTCGATGTTGACGCCTAACAGTAATTCAGCCATGACAATCCTCGGTATTTTGGTTCATTTCTCTTCCCCCTCTCCCTCCGGGAGAGGGCTGGGGTGAGGGGTAAAACGTTAACGTTTCGGCACAAACTGCCTGAATAATTCGCGGCTCTTTAAGGGCTTGCCGCCAAGATACGGCTTGAGGGCAATCCGGGTAAAGCGTTTTGCTGCGCGCAGGGTATCCAGATCGGGAAACTCGCGCTCATACAGCGCCCGGAGCTGGCGCCCGGTAAAGGTGCTGTTGTCTATCACGATACTGGCAATGAAGCCTTTTTCTTCGCGGTAGCGGTAGGTCATGGTGTCTTCTATCTCGTCACCACTGCCCGCGCAGTGCAGAAAATCTACGCCGTATCCGAGGTGGCCCAGCAGCGCCAGTTCAAAACGACGCAAGGCGGGTTCGGGCGTGCCGGTTGCGCCAGCCAGCGCCTGGATACAGTGCAGATAATCGAAGAAAAGTTCAGAGAAGCGGGTCTCATGTTCAAGAACGCGTGAGATGAGTTCGTTGACATACAGACCGCTGTAGAGCGTGATGCCGGAAAGAGGAAGCGCCAGGGAGACGGCTTCAGCGCTGCGCAGGGTTTTTACTTCCCCTCGCCCACCGAAGCGAACCAGTAGCGGCGTGAAAGGCTGTAGGGCACCTTTCAGATTAGAACGTTTGGAACGTGCGCCTTTCGCAACAAGGCGCACGCGGCCCGACTCTTCCGTGAAGACGTCCAGCATAAGGCTGGTTTCGCTCCAGGGACGACTATGCAGGACAAAGGCGCGCTGCCATCCATCCATATGCTCGTCGTCTTAAGTTACTGGTCTTCGCCGTAACCGAGGCTGCGCAGAGCACGCTCATCATCGGCCCAGCCAGATTTCACTTTCACCCACAGTTCGAGGTGAACCGGCGCTTCGAACATTTCCATCATATCCTTACGGGCTTCAATACCGATGGTTTTGATCTTGGCCCCTTTATTGCCGATCACCATCTTCTTCTGCCCTTCGCGCTCAACGAGGATCAGGCCGTTGATGTCGTAGCCACCGCGCTCGTTGGTCTGGAAACGCTCGATCTCTACCGTTACGGAGTAAGGCAGTTCAGCACCCAGGAAACGCATCAGCTTTTCACGGATGATTTCAGACGCCATAAAGCGCTGAGAGCGATCGGTGATGTAGTCTTCCGGGAAGTGATGAATCGCTTCCGGCAGATGCTTACGCACGATGCCCGCGATGGTATCAACGTTCAGACCGGTCTCAGCAGACAGCGGAACGATGTCGAGGAAGTTCATCTGGCTACCGAGCCACTGCAGATGCGGAAGCAGGTCGGCCTTTTCCTGCACGTTATCAACTTTGTTGACCGCGAGGATGACCGGCGTTTTACCGTCACGCAGCTTGTTCAGCACCATCTCGTCGTCCGGCGTCCAGCGGGTGCCTTCCACAACGAAAATCACCAGCTCTACATCGCCGATCGAGCTGCTCGCCGCCTTGTTCATCAGGCGGTTGATGGCGCGCTTCTCTTCCATGTGCAGGCCCGGGGTATCGACGTAGATCGCCTGATACGCGCCTTCAGTATGGATGCCGACGATGCGGTGACGCGTGGTCTGCGCCTTACGCGAGGTGATTGAAATCTTCTGCCCAAGCAGATTATTCAGCAGGGTGGATTTGCCAACGTTCGGACGTCCGACGATGGCAATAAATCCGCAATAGGTTTTTTCTTCGCTCATTCCAGCTCCAGCATTTTTAACGCCTGTTCGGCGGCAGCCTGTTCAGCCTTACGACGGCTTGAACCTGTGCCCACCACCGGTTCACTCAGGCCACTGACCTGGC encodes the following:
- the recO gene encoding DNA repair protein RecO, with product MDGWQRAFVLHSRPWSETSLMLDVFTEESGRVRLVAKGARSKRSNLKGALQPFTPLLVRFGGRGEVKTLRSAEAVSLALPLSGITLYSGLYVNELISRVLEHETRFSELFFDYLHCIQALAGATGTPEPALRRFELALLGHLGYGVDFLHCAGSGDEIEDTMTYRYREEKGFIASIVIDNSTFTGRQLRALYEREFPDLDTLRAAKRFTRIALKPYLGGKPLKSRELFRQFVPKR
- the era gene encoding GTPase Era — translated: MSEEKTYCGFIAIVGRPNVGKSTLLNNLLGQKISITSRKAQTTRHRIVGIHTEGAYQAIYVDTPGLHMEEKRAINRLMNKAASSSIGDVELVIFVVEGTRWTPDDEMVLNKLRDGKTPVILAVNKVDNVQEKADLLPHLQWLGSQMNFLDIVPLSAETGLNVDTIAGIVRKHLPEAIHHFPEDYITDRSQRFMASEIIREKLMRFLGAELPYSVTVEIERFQTNERGGYDINGLILVEREGQKKMVIGNKGAKIKTIGIEARKDMMEMFEAPVHLELWVKVKSGWADDERALRSLGYGEDQ